Proteins encoded in a region of the Zea mays cultivar B73 chromosome 4, Zm-B73-REFERENCE-NAM-5.0, whole genome shotgun sequence genome:
- the LOC103654380 gene encoding serine-rich adhesin for platelets, translating into MELSIDLAPALPLRGGNSNREYINTGTCPTAPSPHELSITESPTRLLPPPSSLHTRLSLSLSLSLSLSLSLSLSLSLQLGLIATIRTSGAFRLSSRGSRTLIHPPLTSGRSIHSTPTAGARPPSPSRVRRMGRKGGLASIFSSSKHSKPSAGSSASAPSPPWPWPSCATKPQTASFRGHAGGGDDRPCTTSAAGRFEEAAAAPCGGGRLRPRPWRGAAPGDEMYKTVNSVYFDAADSRRFFFFDDDDDGGDDDAADDLLDLEVGSFCTTTASEEWSEAVIRSLGRTSTDRFFFDAGPAPGPAAASNSVLAASPSPSPSPGRALAPPPRVEAPMSLQAALSPSAAAAMTLSDDPADSGSNDGVSEAELPPPASASASASALVEESVAVALDSEDPFRDFRASMHEMVAAHGLRDWAALQEMLLWYLRINGKHNHALIVGAFVDLLVGLATSTSSSSRAASPSATTTTMTTTTACCCCSSSSTSSSSTSSSAASGGDGSSTSAAAAAMQPRMSDAAVE; encoded by the coding sequence ATGGAACTCTCCATCGACCTCGCTCCTGCCCTGCCCTTGCGAGGTGGCAACAGCAACAGGGAATACATAAATACGGGCACATGTCCCACGGCCCCATCCCCACATGAGCTGAGCATCACCGAGTCACCGACCCGTCTCCTTCCTCCACCCTCCTCACTCCACAcacgcctctctctctctctctctctctctctctctctctctctctctctctctctctctctctctctgcagcTCGGATTAATTGCTACCATCCGGACATCGGGAGCCTTCCGTTTGAGCTCGCGGGGCTCACGTACACTCATTCACCCACCGCTCACCTCTGGTCGGTCCATCCATTCAACACCCACGGCCGGCGCGCGGCCTCCGAGTCCGAGCCGAGTCCGGCGAATGGGCAGGAAGGGAGGCCTGGCCTCCATCTTCTCCTCCTCCAAGCACTCCAAGCCCAGCGCCGGCTCCTCGGCGAGCGCGCCCTCCccgccgtggccgtggccgtcCTGCGCGACCAAGCCGCAGACGGCGTCCTTCCGCGGGCATGCCGGCGGCGGCGACGACCGGCCGTGCACCACGTCCGCCGCGGGGCGCTTCGAGGAAGCGGCAGCAGCACCGTGCGGCGGCGGGAGGCTGCGGCCGCGGCCGTGgcgcggggccgcgccgggcgacgAGATGTACAAGACCGTCAACTCGGTCTACTTCGACGCCGCCGACTCCCGCCGCTTCTTCTTcttcgacgacgacgacgacggaggggACGATGACGCGGCGGACGACTTGCTCGACCTCGAAGTCGGGAGCTTCTGCACGACAACGGCCTCCGAGGAGTGGTCAGAGGCCGTCATCCGCAGCCTCGGCCGGACGTCCACGGACCGCTTCTTCTTCGACGCGGGCCCGGCGCCCGGGCCCGCCGCGGCGTCCAACTCCGTCCTCGCCGCCTCGCcgtcgccgtccccgtccccaggCCGGGCACTGGCGCCGCCTCCGCGCGTGGAGGCTCCCATGTcgctgcaggcggcgctgtcgccGTCCGCGGCGGCAGCGATGACGCTGTCCGACGACCCCGCCGACTCTGGCTCCAACGACGGGGTCAGCGAGGCCGAGCTGCCGCCgccggcgtcggcgtcggcgtcggcgtcggcgcTGGTGGAGGAGAGCGTGGCGGTGGCGCTGGACTCGGAGGACCCGTTCCGCGACTTCCGCGCGTCCATGCACGAGATGGTGGCCGCGCACGGACTCCGTGACTGGGCGGCGCTGCAGGAGATGCTGCTCTGGTATCTCCGCATCAACGGCAAGCACAACCACGCGCTCATCGTCGGCGCCTTCGTCGACCTCCTCGTCGGTCTCGCCACGAGcacgagcagcagcagcagggccGCCTCTCCCTCCGCCACCACGACCACAATGACGACAACGACAGCCTGCTGCTGCTGTAGTAGTAGCAGCACAAGCAGCTCCAGTACTAGCAGTAGCGCCGCCAGCGGTGGCGATGGCTCTAGCACTTCCGCCGCTGCAGCTGCAATGCAACCACGGATGAGCGATGCGGCGGTGGAATAA